The proteins below are encoded in one region of Lonchura striata isolate bLonStr1 chromosome 1, bLonStr1.mat, whole genome shotgun sequence:
- the CFAP418 gene encoding cilia- and flagella-associated protein 418 isoform X1, with translation MADDLDGLLDEVERRLWHRHGGEEGPAAARGRSAKVLLSAGSSEEDLDDIIDEICSDSSFAKTPPKLQSNSANLTPERNSGVVQAHGKRCCPVYLGGSLSPSGIGTNISKRTCDQLRCTACDFRVSLFNDYVWDQSCDYLFFRNNMPELSKLRAKMIKKKGARAYACQCSWRSIDELTDLQTEQQLRRDSCVCRPLKEQISVVIRGIMHSAPCLPCPPMSACFRTCRGPAVCLGSLAVLLQCSRLLLPVPMQPCCRVKGELALESTTSHDGIDIFRVTYCFQ, from the exons ATGGCGGACGACCTGGATGGGCTGCTGGACGAGGTGGAGAGGCGGCTGTGGCACCGGCACGGCGGCGAGGAGGGGCCCGCGGCGGCCCGGGGCAG atcTGCTAAAGTGTTACtgagtgctggcagcagtgaaGAAGATCTAGATGACATTATTGATGAAATCTGTAGTGACAGCAGCTTTGCCAAAACACCTCCG aaattgcAGTCTAATTCTGCAAATCTCACACCTGAAAGAAATAGTGGTGTTGTACAGGCACATGGGAAAAG ATGCTGTCCAGTGTACTTGGGTGGAAGCCTTTCACCATCTGGGATAGgaacaaatatttcaaaaag AACGTGTGATCAGCTACGTTGTACTGCTTGTGACTTCCGTGTGTCACTTTTCAATGACTACGTCTGGGATCAGTCCTGTGATTATCTTTTTTTCAG GAATAACATGCCTGAGCTCAGTAAACTACGAGCAAAGATGATAAAGAAGAAAGGAGCACGTGCATATGCTTGTCAGTGCAGCTGGAGATCCATTGATGAATTAACTGACCTCcaaacagagcagcagcttcG ACGTGATTCCTGTGTGTGTCGCCCTCTGAAAGAGCAGATCTCAGTAGTGATCAGAGGCATCATGCACTCTGCACCGTGCTTACCTTGTCCTCCCATGAGTGCTTGTTTTAGAACCTGCAGAGGCCCAGCAGTGTGCCTGGGAAGTCTAGCAGTGCTTCTTCAGTGCTCCAGACTGCTCCTTCCAGTGCCCATGCAGCCTTGCTGTAGAGTCAAAGGTGAGCTGGCTTTGGAGAGTACTACTTCGCATGATGGTATAGACATATTTAGGGTCACGTATTGCTTTCAGTGA
- the CFAP418 gene encoding cilia- and flagella-associated protein 418 isoform X2, producing MADDLDGLLDEVERRLWHRHGGEEGPAAARGRSAKVLLSAGSSEEDLDDIIDEICSDSSFAKTPPKLQSNSANLTPERNSGVVQAHGKRCCPVYLGGSLSPSGIGTNISKRTCDQLRCTACDFRVSLFNDYVWDQSCDYLFFRNNMPELSKLRAKMIKKKGARAYACQCSWRSIDELTDLQTEQQLRWVCGKHGE from the exons ATGGCGGACGACCTGGATGGGCTGCTGGACGAGGTGGAGAGGCGGCTGTGGCACCGGCACGGCGGCGAGGAGGGGCCCGCGGCGGCCCGGGGCAG atcTGCTAAAGTGTTACtgagtgctggcagcagtgaaGAAGATCTAGATGACATTATTGATGAAATCTGTAGTGACAGCAGCTTTGCCAAAACACCTCCG aaattgcAGTCTAATTCTGCAAATCTCACACCTGAAAGAAATAGTGGTGTTGTACAGGCACATGGGAAAAG ATGCTGTCCAGTGTACTTGGGTGGAAGCCTTTCACCATCTGGGATAGgaacaaatatttcaaaaag AACGTGTGATCAGCTACGTTGTACTGCTTGTGACTTCCGTGTGTCACTTTTCAATGACTACGTCTGGGATCAGTCCTGTGATTATCTTTTTTTCAG GAATAACATGCCTGAGCTCAGTAAACTACGAGCAAAGATGATAAAGAAGAAAGGAGCACGTGCATATGCTTGTCAGTGCAGCTGGAGATCCATTGATGAATTAACTGACCTCcaaacagagcagcagcttcGGTGGGTTTGTGGTAAACATGGAGAATGA